From the genome of Muricauda sp. SCSIO 64092, one region includes:
- the rsmA gene encoding 16S rRNA (adenine(1518)-N(6)/adenine(1519)-N(6))-dimethyltransferase RsmA, with protein MAKKGNKKYASQKQGPSEKQGSSPSVKAKKHLGQHFLKDETIAQRIAETLSLEGYGHVLEIGPGTGVLTKYLLLRGIDLTAMDLDGESIVYLKHSFPLEHPKVLGQHNRFQVIEGDFLKFDLNQLYGKDQFAITGNFPYNISTQIVFKVLEMRNQIPEFSGMFQKEVAQRICEPPGNKTYGILSVLAQAFYDAEYLFTVHPQVFDPPPKVQSGVLRLIRKTDYQLQCDETLFFKVVKAAFNQRRKTIRNSLKSFKLSLNLKEDTIFDKRPEQLSVIDFVTLTRMITNDAV; from the coding sequence ATGGCTAAAAAAGGGAACAAAAAATATGCTTCTCAAAAGCAAGGGCCATCTGAAAAACAAGGGAGTTCCCCATCCGTAAAAGCAAAAAAACACCTCGGTCAACATTTTCTCAAGGATGAAACCATTGCGCAACGTATTGCTGAAACCCTGTCATTGGAAGGTTATGGCCATGTTTTGGAAATTGGTCCGGGAACGGGGGTCCTTACCAAATATTTATTACTTCGGGGTATTGATTTAACGGCTATGGATTTGGATGGCGAGTCCATCGTCTATCTCAAACATAGCTTTCCTTTGGAGCATCCCAAGGTTTTAGGGCAACACAACAGATTTCAGGTCATTGAAGGTGATTTTCTGAAATTCGATTTAAATCAACTCTATGGAAAAGACCAATTTGCGATAACGGGCAACTTCCCTTACAATATTTCCACTCAAATTGTATTCAAAGTATTGGAAATGCGCAATCAAATCCCAGAATTTTCGGGAATGTTCCAAAAAGAAGTGGCCCAACGCATTTGTGAACCCCCGGGGAACAAAACCTATGGTATCCTGTCCGTTTTGGCACAGGCCTTTTATGATGCCGAATACCTGTTTACCGTTCATCCCCAGGTTTTTGACCCCCCACCAAAGGTACAGTCCGGGGTGCTGCGATTAATCAGGAAAACCGACTATCAACTCCAATGTGACGAAACACTTTTCTTTAAAGTGGTAAAAGCGGCTTTCAACCAAAGACGTAAAACCATTAGAAATAGTTTGAAATCCTTTAAGCTTTCCCTAAATCTTAAGGAAGACACTATATTTGACAAGCGACCGGAACAACTGAGTGTCATCGATTTTGTCACACTTACTAGAATGATCACAAATGACGCCGTTTAA
- a CDS encoding DUF4286 family protein, with amino-acid sequence MLIYNVTINIDDSVHEEWLIWMKDKHIPDMLATQKFLEAKMCRVMVEEEMGGTTYSIQYKTPDRETLERYYQEDAERMRSEGNRLFPNKFMAFRTELEIINEQTL; translated from the coding sequence ATGCTTATTTATAATGTTACCATAAACATTGACGATTCCGTCCATGAGGAGTGGCTCATTTGGATGAAGGACAAACATATTCCCGATATGCTGGCGACCCAAAAATTCCTGGAAGCGAAAATGTGCAGGGTAATGGTTGAAGAAGAAATGGGTGGCACTACCTATTCCATTCAATACAAAACCCCGGATAGGGAAACCCTGGAGCGCTATTATCAGGAAGACGCGGAAAGGATGCGGAGTGAAGGAAATCGATTGTTCCCAAACAAATTTATGGCCTTTAGAACCGAATTGGAAATAATTAACGAACAAACCCTTTGA
- a CDS encoding cupin domain-containing protein, translating to MKPINLKEKHGLFTKQWHPHQIAVVDDMQVILAKIQGEFVWHSHENEDELFQVLKGTLYMKFRDRTEVVKEGELIVVPKGVEHCPSTKDNEEVHLLLFEKLSTAHTGNVAHEMTQNHYPKI from the coding sequence ATGAAACCCATCAACTTAAAAGAGAAACATGGCTTGTTTACCAAACAATGGCATCCACACCAAATTGCGGTGGTCGATGATATGCAGGTCATCCTGGCCAAAATCCAGGGTGAATTTGTTTGGCATTCCCATGAAAATGAGGATGAACTTTTTCAGGTATTAAAGGGAACCCTATATATGAAATTCAGGGACCGGACCGAGGTCGTTAAAGAGGGGGAGTTGATCGTTGTCCCCAAAGGAGTGGAACACTGCCCTTCCACAAAGGATAATGAAGAAGTCCATCTATTGCTTTTTGAAAAACTGAGCACCGCACATACGGGCAATGTAGCACATGAAATGACCCAAAACCATTACCCAAAAATATGA
- a CDS encoding tetratricopeptide repeat protein — MRSIYLILCLLFLSGAKAQEDFLAKQYFNDGEFEKAVVFYEKLVEQNPRRTDYSEGLVACYQQLERYGDAETFLLNKIEQTYAFPTFFIELGYNYTLQNQPEKASEYYQRAIQKIEENPNFGYAVGYRFQKYALLDEAITAYIKAMALKSELNYDFQLARIYGEKGDIEKMYQSYLRLIYEGKTSRANVLRNLDDFITEDPTNQNNITLRKTLLLNAQKNPDVLWNELLSWLFIQQAQYKSAFAQEKAIYKRTGESSLDRMVNLGEITLENGDRETATTIFEFIVENATQPNIRLNAQLSLIDIELMDAKGKKLDAVGKKFESLLEDYGYDNKTLQLQIAYANFLTFKKENPEPAIGMLKRSLEESLGRFGKAYIKLALGDILVYDQRFNEALIYFTQVQKSLKNDVLGQDARFKVAQTSFYKGDFDWALTQLKVLRGSTSQLIANDAMQLSLLISDNSLEDSTQTALRKYARADLLAYQNNDEEAISILDDILENHKGEKIEDEALLRQGKLFEAQKNFSGARFNYQKIVEFYGQDILADDAHFALAQLYENHISDIGKAKYHYEKIIYNYQDSYYFPQARKNFRRLRGDSIN; from the coding sequence ATGCGTAGCATTTACCTTATTTTATGTTTGCTCTTTTTGTCCGGGGCAAAGGCTCAGGAGGATTTCTTGGCCAAGCAGTATTTTAATGACGGGGAGTTTGAAAAAGCCGTTGTTTTCTACGAAAAGTTGGTGGAACAAAACCCAAGAAGAACGGATTATTCAGAAGGATTGGTCGCTTGCTACCAACAATTGGAACGCTACGGGGATGCAGAAACCTTTCTTTTGAACAAAATTGAACAGACCTATGCCTTCCCCACATTTTTTATTGAATTAGGCTATAATTATACCCTTCAGAACCAACCGGAAAAAGCTTCGGAATACTACCAACGTGCCATTCAAAAGATTGAGGAAAACCCAAACTTTGGCTATGCCGTAGGGTATCGCTTTCAGAAGTATGCCCTGTTGGATGAGGCCATAACGGCATACATAAAAGCAATGGCGCTAAAGTCGGAGCTCAATTACGATTTTCAACTGGCACGGATCTATGGGGAAAAGGGGGATATTGAAAAAATGTACCAATCGTACCTTAGACTTATTTATGAAGGGAAAACCTCAAGGGCCAATGTATTGCGAAACCTGGATGATTTTATAACGGAAGACCCGACCAACCAAAATAACATAACGCTCAGAAAGACCTTACTGCTCAACGCCCAAAAGAATCCGGATGTCCTATGGAACGAATTGTTGAGTTGGCTCTTCATCCAACAGGCGCAATACAAAAGTGCCTTCGCCCAAGAAAAGGCGATTTATAAACGAACGGGGGAATCTTCGTTGGACCGCATGGTCAATTTGGGGGAAATTACGCTCGAGAATGGTGACAGGGAGACGGCCACCACGATCTTTGAATTCATTGTTGAAAATGCCACCCAACCCAACATCAGGTTAAATGCACAGCTAAGCCTTATAGATATTGAATTGATGGATGCCAAGGGCAAAAAACTGGATGCCGTGGGCAAAAAGTTCGAATCCTTACTGGAGGACTATGGTTATGATAACAAGACCCTTCAGTTGCAAATTGCCTATGCCAATTTCCTGACCTTCAAAAAAGAAAATCCAGAACCTGCCATTGGCATGTTAAAGCGAAGTTTGGAAGAATCCCTGGGTCGGTTTGGGAAGGCCTACATTAAATTGGCCCTTGGTGATATTTTGGTATACGACCAACGTTTTAACGAGGCTTTGATTTATTTTACCCAGGTCCAAAAAAGTCTCAAAAATGATGTCCTGGGGCAGGATGCCCGTTTTAAGGTAGCCCAAACCAGCTTTTATAAAGGGGATTTTGATTGGGCACTTACCCAACTAAAAGTGTTGCGCGGTTCCACTTCGCAGCTTATTGCCAATGATGCCATGCAGTTGAGTTTGTTGATATCCGACAATAGCTTGGAAGATTCCACCCAAACGGCCCTAAGGAAATATGCCCGGGCCGATCTATTGGCCTATCAGAACAACGATGAGGAGGCCATTTCCATATTGGATGATATTCTTGAAAACCACAAAGGGGAAAAAATTGAGGATGAAGCCTTACTGCGACAAGGTAAACTTTTTGAGGCCCAAAAGAATTTTTCCGGGGCCAGGTTCAACTACCAAAAAATAGTGGAGTTTTATGGTCAGGATATTTTGGCCGATGATGCCCATTTTGCTTTGGCCCAACTGTATGAAAATCATATTTCCGATATTGGAAAGGCAAAATACCACTACGAAAAAATAATATACAATTACCAAGATAGTTATTACTTTCCCCAAGCACGGAAAAATTTCAGAAGGCTTCGTGGGGACAGTATAAATTGA
- a CDS encoding gamma-glutamylcyclotransferase family protein — translation MRYTQYLFAYGTLQNKEVQQVILNRTLYGKIAVLVGYRMSKKKVHGKYPLIEPSSMQSDIVEGMLFKVSNFELHEIDQYETSVYKRIQVMVKSGIKAWTYVENFD, via the coding sequence TTGAGATATACACAATATCTTTTTGCCTACGGCACCCTTCAAAATAAGGAAGTACAACAAGTAATTCTGAACAGGACACTTTACGGGAAAATTGCTGTTTTGGTGGGGTATCGGATGTCCAAAAAGAAGGTCCATGGGAAATATCCGTTAATTGAACCCTCATCAATGCAATCAGACATCGTGGAGGGAATGCTGTTCAAAGTTTCCAATTTTGAGCTGCACGAAATTGATCAATACGAAACTTCGGTTTACAAACGCATTCAGGTCATGGTAAAGTCTGGTATAAAAGCATGGACATATGTGGAAAATTTCGACTGA
- the mgtE gene encoding magnesium transporter, translated as MTPFKLTDELIEQIEMLIEGQKDGDLRLLMKEFHYADVAEIANELEEEQATYLIKLLDSEKTSDALTELDEDVREAILSNLSPKEIAGEIEELDTDDAADIVGELPKEIVQEVISEIEDREHAKYIVDLLRYDEDTAGGLMAKELVKVNENWNVLKCVKEMRAQAENVTRVHSIYVVDDEEKLKGRLSLKDLLTTSTTTHIKEVYIPKVDSVNVNEKPEEVAKIMSKYDLEAIPVVDEIGRLVGRITIDDIVDVIRDEAERDYQLAAGISQDVEADDSIWELTRARLPWLILGLFGGLGAAVIMGSFETIVKNAPEILFFTPLIAAMAGNVGVQSSAIIVQGLANDDLKGSIGNRLWKEMLLALLNGFILSILLLLFTWLWKGEFNTALAISLSLVAVIVVAGLIGTFIPLFLDKRNIDPAIATGPFITTSNDIFGILIYFWIAKLILGI; from the coding sequence ATGACGCCGTTTAAACTCACAGACGAACTGATCGAGCAGATAGAAATGCTCATTGAAGGCCAAAAAGATGGCGACCTACGTCTTTTGATGAAGGAATTCCACTATGCGGACGTGGCAGAAATTGCCAATGAACTGGAAGAGGAACAGGCGACCTATTTGATCAAACTGTTGGACAGTGAAAAAACCTCGGACGCACTTACCGAGCTTGATGAAGATGTGCGTGAAGCCATTTTGAGCAATCTCTCCCCCAAGGAAATTGCCGGTGAGATCGAGGAATTGGATACCGATGACGCCGCGGATATTGTTGGGGAACTTCCAAAGGAAATTGTCCAGGAGGTTATTTCCGAGATTGAGGACAGGGAACATGCCAAGTATATCGTAGATCTTTTACGCTATGATGAGGATACGGCAGGTGGTCTAATGGCAAAAGAGCTCGTTAAGGTCAATGAAAATTGGAACGTCCTTAAATGTGTGAAGGAGATGCGTGCCCAGGCAGAAAATGTAACAAGGGTACACTCCATTTATGTTGTGGACGATGAGGAAAAACTAAAAGGGCGCCTATCCTTAAAAGATTTATTGACCACTTCCACCACAACCCATATCAAAGAGGTTTATATTCCTAAGGTAGATTCCGTAAATGTCAATGAAAAGCCAGAGGAAGTTGCCAAAATTATGTCCAAATACGACCTGGAGGCCATTCCCGTTGTGGATGAAATTGGGCGGTTGGTAGGCCGTATCACCATTGACGATATTGTGGATGTCATTCGGGACGAAGCAGAAAGGGATTACCAACTGGCGGCCGGTATCTCCCAGGATGTAGAGGCGGACGATAGTATTTGGGAACTGACCCGTGCACGCCTACCCTGGTTGATTTTAGGTCTTTTTGGGGGATTGGGGGCGGCTGTCATCATGGGAAGTTTTGAGACCATTGTCAAAAATGCACCCGAAATCCTTTTTTTCACGCCCCTTATTGCCGCAATGGCCGGTAATGTTGGGGTGCAATCAAGTGCCATTATAGTTCAGGGGCTGGCCAATGATGACCTAAAGGGGAGTATTGGCAATCGCCTTTGGAAAGAAATGCTCCTGGCACTTTTAAATGGATTCATCCTCTCCATATTGTTGCTATTGTTTACCTGGTTGTGGAAAGGGGAGTTCAACACCGCCCTGGCCATTTCATTGTCTTTGGTGGCCGTTATCGTAGTGGCCGGATTGATCGGAACCTTTATTCCCTTGTTCCTGGACAAGAGAAATATAGACCCTGCCATTGCAACAGGACCATTTATCACCACCAGTAATGATATTTTTGGTATTTTGATTTATTTCTGGATTGCCAAATTAATCCTAGGTATTTAA